The genomic region AAATCTTTCTAAAGATAAATTCATAAGATTACAACAGCAGTCAGACTTTTTTAATCCTATCATTTTATCTGCCTCAAAATTTGAACAAAGAGCTCAAGATATACCACAAAAAATATTTGCAGTAAATAAAGAAGAAATAGCGTTTAACAACCCACAAACCAGTGCAGATCTACTGCAACAATCTGGTCAGGTATTTGTTCAAAAATCTCAACAAGGTGGCGGTAGTCCTATGATTAGAGGTTTCTCTACAAATAGATTGTTGATTACCGTTGATGGTGTGCGTATGAATACGGCTATCTTCCGTAGTGGGAATTTACAAAATGTTATATCTATCGATCCTTTAAGTGTCGACCGCAGTGAAGTTATTCTAGGTCCAGGAAGTGTCGTTTATGGTAGTGATGCTATAGGTGGTGTTATGAATTTTTATACACTTAAGCCTCATTTTCAGAAAGATTCAGTACAAATTTCTGGTAGTGGTTTGTTGAGATATGCAACCGCAAATAATGAAAACACAGGACATTTAAATTTTAATATCGGCGGTGAGAAATGGGCATCGGCTACTAGCGTTAGTGTTAATTTCTTTGATGATTTGCGCATGGGTTCTCATGGTCCAGATGATTATTTAAGAGATAGTTATGTGATTCGTCGTGATAATCAGGATCTATTAGTTACAAATGATAACCCTTTATTACAGCGTCCTATGGGATATGATCAACTTAATATTCTTCAAAAATTTAGATACCAACCTACGCAAGATTTTGAATTCGGTCTAGGTCTTATTTATTCTAGTACTAGTGATTTTCCCAGATATGATTCTTTAGATCGCTTTCGCGAAAGCGGCGAACCTAGAAATGCAGAGTGGTTCTATGGTCCACAAAACTGGTTAATGACTAACTTTAATATTACACACCGCGGTAATGGTAAGTGGTATGATAAGGCAGTTTTAACACAAGCATATCAACTTTTTAAAGAAAGCAGACATACGAGAGATTTTCAGAATCCAGATCGTTTTGTGAATGAAGAACAAGTAGATGCGATATCAACTTCATTAGATTTTGAAAGACGTGATAGAGAATCTAACGCATTATTTTATGGTGGTGAATTTATTCATAATCGTGTTCGTTCTACCGGTTATATACAAGATATAGATACTAACGCTTTTACCGCAAATGCGACTAGATATCCAGATGGTTCCTCATGGCGATCACTTGCTGCTTATGCAAGTTATCAATGGAAAGTATCTTCTCAAATGATTGTCAATACTGGTTTAAGGTATAATCATATATGGATTGATGCAGACTTTGCCGCAAATAATGCTTTTTTTAATTTTCCGTTTGATGAAGCTACCGTTAATACTGGAGCACTTACTGGTGGTATAGGAGCAACTTATGTAACAGATAACATGTGGGAATTAAGAAGCAATCTTAGTACAGCTTTTCGCGCTCCTAATATTGATGATCTAGGGAAACTTTTTGATCCTAGTCCTGGCACTGTTATCGTACCCAATCCAGATCTCGAGGCAGAATACTCTTACAACGGTGAGATAGGTATTAAGAAAACATGGAATGATAAATTTACCTTAGACGCAAGTGTCTATTATACGTATTTGAAAGATGCTCTCGTAGCTCAAAATGATGAACTTAATGGGCAATCTATTATAGAGTTTCAGGGAGAACAAAGTCAAGTACAATCCATACAAAATGGTGAAAAAGCAAATATTTATGGACTAGAATTAGGACTCAATTATAAACTTAATGATCAATTCTCTTTGATTGGACATTATAATATTACAAAAGGAGAACAAACAGAAATAGATGGTAATAAAATACCAGTAAGACATGTAGCTCCAGCTTTTGGCGATTTGCAATTGAACTATGAAAAAGAGTCTTTGAAACTTGGTTTGTTCGCTCAATTTAACGGTCAATTTGATTTTGAAGATTTAGATCCTAGTCAACAAAGTCGTCCTTACTTATATGCTTTAGACTCAAATGGCAATCCATATGCACCATCATGGTACACTCTTAACATAAGGTCTAGATACAGCCTCAATGAGGCACTTTCTCTAAATGTGACATTAGAAAATATGACAGATCAACGATATAGAACATATTCATCTGGTGTAAGCGCTGCTGGTAGAAATTTAATTCTAGGTGCTAGATATTTATTTTAAAAACTGATCATTATAAAGTGTCTCTAACGATTTCTCTTGCTCAACAAACTTTTCAACTACACGCCAGTGGAGCAGCATATTGGGTAGAACAGGATACCGTACTATTAGCAGATGTTCATTTAGGTAAAAGCGCTCATTTCCGTAAAAACGGAATGGCTATACCTGCCAGTGCAGATGATATGGAGTATGATAAACTCACTGAGGTCATTAAGTTATTTAACCCATCGCGATTATGGTTTCTAGGTGATCTGTTTCATTCCTATATTAACGCAGAGTGGCATTTTTTTGAGCAATGGGTCCGTTCTCAAACTATAGAATTAGCTTTGATTATGGGTAATCACGATGTGATAGGTAGAGAGGCCTTTGAAAAAATAGGTGTAAAAACCTATGATCAACTCAACATGGGACATGTGATTTTAACGCATCATCCACAACAGGTGGATGGAAAGTTTAATATCGCTGGACATGTACATCCATCGATTAAAATGAATGGTGCTGGAAAACAAAGAGTCAAACTACCTTGTTTTTTAATAATGAATACGGACTTATTCTAGCAGCTTTTGGTGATTTTACTGGAACATACACTATAAAACCCAAAAAGGGGCACAGAGTTTTTGCTATTGTAGAACAAGAGGTCATAGAGCTGCGGTAGTTTTATAAAACTCTTAATGTTATTATTTTGAATTGTCTATTATCTTTAGAACATGAAAAAACTTATAGCAGTACTCAATCTAATTAGTATTATTTTTCTAATTGCATGGAATGGCTATGCAAACACAGGTAATTATAACGGTAAAACAGTAGGTGAGTTAAGTGCTGAATATAATAACCTATTCACACCAGCTAGTTATGCTTTTTCTATATGGGGTTTAATTTTCTTAATGCTATTAGTGTTTGGTATTTATGGTGTTTATATCGCTTTCGCGAAAGCGAAACAATCACAACCTACAGATTATAGAGTAGACTTCCTGAAGACAACAGCACCATGGTTTTTACTCGCAAATATATTTTGTAGTGCTTGGGTAGCATTTTGGTTAGATGAAATGGTAGGTTTTTCTGTAATATGTATGTTGGGGATTTTAGTAAGTTTAGTGATCTGTGTAAAAAAGTTAGACATGGAGATATGGGATGCACCTTTTCCTATTATCGCATTTGTATGGTGGCCATTATGTCTTTATGTGGGATGGATTAGCGTTGCGACTATAGCAAATATAGCAGCATGGTTGAATGGTAACTTTGACTTTGCAATAACTACTCAGGTATATGCAACTATGGTCATGATTGTTATAGCATTTGTTGTTAATATGGCGATGGTCGTTTATCGCAATATGCGAGAGTTTGCACTAGTAGGTGTATGGGCGCTGGTTGCAATTTTTATGAGATTTAACGAGCCTATGGATGGTCTGAGTAAACTGGCAACTAGTCAGATAGCTTATCTAGCACTAGGACTAGCATGTGTACTAACTATCGCAATAGCAATACATGGTTCTAGAAATAAAAAGACGAATCCATATAGAAAGTGTATAGAATGGCGTGACTCTAAAAAGTAATTAAAAGCTTTTAATATCATTTCCCCATGTAGGATAATTAAATATCACGTCCTTCAATTCTTCAAAGGTCATGTTTGCTTTCATGGCTATAGCAAACATGTTAATTTGCTCTGCAGCTTCAGGTCCTACTATGTGTGCTCCTAATATTTTGTTACTGTCGTTTTCTAAAATAATTTTATAGCCATAAAGCGGTGCGTTAATACGCTGGTTGTTGAACCATTCACTAGCGTCGCTTTCAATTGTATGATATAATTTCTTTGCTTCAATTGCTTGATTCTCTGTAAGCCCTATGCCAGAGCATTGTGGTATGGTGAATACGGAGCTAGGAATTGCAGGGATACTTAATTCTCTGTTTTTACCATTCAGATTATCCGCAACAACTTTTGCCTCTATACTGCTCAATGGCGTTAATGGTAGGCTTTTATTAGATATATCTCCACAAGCATAAATATGCGATTGAGAGGTGCTTTGTAATTTACTATTTACTAGTATTCCATTATGATTAGTTACCACATTTGCTTGTGCAAGATTTAAATTATCAATTGAAGGTACACGTCCTGCTGTATTAAATACGCAATCTGTAGTTATCTGGTGAATACTATCATTTAGTGAGTAATGCACCAAATAGCGATTGTTAACTTTTTCAATACTAGAAACTTGAGAGTTTTTAATGATTTGAATTCCCATTTTAAGCGATTCTTCTTCTAATAAGCTAGAGGTAAATGTCTCAAAAGGGCTTAAAATGTGCTCTCCTTTATCGATTATTGTCACTTTGGATCCAGCTCTACAAAGTAAATGCCCAAACTCCATGCCTATATAACCACCACCTATGAAGACGACTTTTTCAGGAATATCCTTAAGATTGAAAAAATCTCCTGAAGTCAAAGCATATTTCTCACCTGGTATGCCTAAACTTAATGCTTGCATTCCTGTTGCAATAACAAAATAATCTGATTTTATTTCTTTTTCATCTAGTATGATGGTGTGAGAATCTTTAAATTTAGCTTTGCCGTGATAACAAATAACGCCACGTTCTTTAAGATCCTTTTCTGTGTTTGAAGGAATATCATTAGTAAAACGTCTTGCATAATTATAAGCTTCTCGCCAGTTAATCTTCAATTCTCCAGCAAGCCCGTCGGTCTTCATGTTCTTTGATAATTCAAAAGCTTCACTAGAGGCCAGGAGTAGTTTTTTAGGGTCACAACCACGTTGAGAGCAAACACCGCCGTATTCTCTAATGTCTATGATCCCTACTTTTTTACCAGCGGCAGTACATTCTTTAGCGACCAGTTGACCAGCTGTACCGGTTCCAAATATAAATACATCAAATTTATCCATGTTATAAAGGTATCTTGTATGCAACAGTTTCTATATTAAAGTATTCTCAATATTCTTGAGCATGGTCCTTTCTAGGCTTATCTTTGTGATACTATTATGAGTTTTAACAAGATTCTTAAGCAATATGCACAAGCCTCACAAACGCAAAGTTTGAGAGAAGTCGTGTCCCTATCTCAAGGTCGTACACATTTAAGTGGTTTACAAGGCAGTGCTTTTACTATAGCCGCAAGTTCAATTTTTGATGAGGTTGAAAAACCTTTTATGATCATTGCAAATGATAAAGAGCAAGCCGCCTACTTGCTTAATGATTTTGAAAAAATGCTAGGTGACGACCGTGTTCTTTTCTATCCAGGTAGTTACAGGCGTCCTTATCAAATTGAAAAGACAGATAATGCTAATGTGCTTTTACGTGCCGAAGTACTTAATCGAATCAACTCTCGTAAAAAGCCTGCGGTAATTGTTACCTATCCCAATGCATTATTTGAAAAGGTAGTTACTCGTAAAGAACTTGAAAAAAATACTCTTAAAATTACAGTAGGTGATCAGATTTCTATTGATTTTGCAAATGAGGTTCTATTTGAATATGAATTTAAAAGAGTAGATTTTGTTACAGAGCCTGGAGAGTTCTCAGTACGTGGTGGAATTTTAGATGTATTCTCTTTTTCTCACGATGAGCCTTATCGCATAGAGTTTTTTGGTAACGAGATTGATACCATAAGGGTTTTTGATGTAGAGACTCAATTATCTAAAGAGCAAATTAAAAAAATCTCAATTATACCTAACGTTGAGCATAAAAAGCTTGAGGAAAATAGAGAAAGTTTTTTACAATACTTATCTAATACGACGGTCATTTTTGTAGAGAATGTAGAGCTGCTCTATAGTAGTTTAGATACTCTTTTTGCAAAGGCAGAACAAGCTTATAGTGAACTTCAAGGTGAGGTTAGACAACTAGTGCCTGCAGAGATTTTTTGTGACTCTAGCGTTATTAAAAAGCAGTTAGTAAATTATAACCTAATAGAGTTAACTACTCAATCCGGT from Nonlabens arenilitoris harbors:
- a CDS encoding TonB-dependent receptor, whose protein sequence is MKKLLLIFIILTTFPSIAQVVTVVDSDTNEPLVNVAVYNKSKSKSAVSDIEGQVDLKTFTNQEYIYFQSISYATLKILKRNLSKDKFIRLQQQSDFFNPIILSASKFEQRAQDIPQKIFAVNKEEIAFNNPQTSADLLQQSGQVFVQKSQQGGGSPMIRGFSTNRLLITVDGVRMNTAIFRSGNLQNVISIDPLSVDRSEVILGPGSVVYGSDAIGGVMNFYTLKPHFQKDSVQISGSGLLRYATANNENTGHLNFNIGGEKWASATSVSVNFFDDLRMGSHGPDDYLRDSYVIRRDNQDLLVTNDNPLLQRPMGYDQLNILQKFRYQPTQDFEFGLGLIYSSTSDFPRYDSLDRFRESGEPRNAEWFYGPQNWLMTNFNITHRGNGKWYDKAVLTQAYQLFKESRHTRDFQNPDRFVNEEQVDAISTSLDFERRDRESNALFYGGEFIHNRVRSTGYIQDIDTNAFTANATRYPDGSSWRSLAAYASYQWKVSSQMIVNTGLRYNHIWIDADFAANNAFFNFPFDEATVNTGALTGGIGATYVTDNMWELRSNLSTAFRAPNIDDLGKLFDPSPGTVIVPNPDLEAEYSYNGEIGIKKTWNDKFTLDASVYYTYLKDALVAQNDELNGQSIIEFQGEQSQVQSIQNGEKANIYGLELGLNYKLNDQFSLIGHYNITKGEQTEIDGNKIPVRHVAPAFGDLQLNYEKESLKLGLFAQFNGQFDFEDLDPSQQSRPYLYALDSNGNPYAPSWYTLNIRSRYSLNEALSLNVTLENMTDQRYRTYSSGVSAAGRNLILGARYLF
- the pdeM gene encoding ligase-associated DNA damage response endonuclease PdeM, with the translated sequence MSLTISLAQQTFQLHASGAAYWVEQDTVLLADVHLGKSAHFRKNGMAIPASADDMEYDKLTEVIKLFNPSRLWFLGDLFHSYINAEWHFFEQWVRSQTIELALIMGNHDVIGREAFEKIGVKTYDQLNMGHVILTHHPQQVDGKFNIAGHVHPSIKMNGAGKQRVKLPCFLIMNTDLF
- a CDS encoding dihydrolipoyl dehydrogenase family protein, yielding MDKFDVFIFGTGTAGQLVAKECTAAGKKVGIIDIREYGGVCSQRGCDPKKLLLASSEAFELSKNMKTDGLAGELKINWREAYNYARRFTNDIPSNTEKDLKERGVICYHGKAKFKDSHTIILDEKEIKSDYFVIATGMQALSLGIPGEKYALTSGDFFNLKDIPEKVVFIGGGYIGMEFGHLLCRAGSKVTIIDKGEHILSPFETFTSSLLEEESLKMGIQIIKNSQVSSIEKVNNRYLVHYSLNDSIHQITTDCVFNTAGRVPSIDNLNLAQANVVTNHNGILVNSKLQSTSQSHIYACGDISNKSLPLTPLSSIEAKVVADNLNGKNRELSIPAIPSSVFTIPQCSGIGLTENQAIEAKKLYHTIESDASEWFNNQRINAPLYGYKIILENDSNKILGAHIVGPEAAEQINMFAIAMKANMTFEELKDVIFNYPTWGNDIKSF